The Corythoichthys intestinalis isolate RoL2023-P3 chromosome 2, ASM3026506v1, whole genome shotgun sequence DNA segment CCTTTTTCTTTTTAGGTTTGCTTCCACTCTCGTCGTCGTCATCAGAGCTCCTTTTCTTCGAACTACCCGTATCTTTTGCACGTCCTGACGGGGCTGAGCTAGGCTTGCTGCCTCCGCTACTACTTGGAGTAGAACTCCCACTTTTTTTGTAGGTCTTCATGAACTCTGAAATGAGCTCTGGACAATCCAGGTTCTTTTCTGGTTCCCATGTGTTGTGTTTCCTGAgcgggaaaaaatacaacaggTTGAGTGTGGTGCcaagaaggaaaaaagtaacgcTAGAATCCCTCAAATTTTGGAATATGGAGACCCGTTAGACATGAGAAAACTTTTCAAGCATCCTGGTTTCTAAACCCAACACCCAAAAACTAATATGCTCACACCTAATGCCAGGAAATTAAGCCCCCCCTCCTTAAaaaacccattcattttctccaGGTATTGAAATGACTGCAACCGGATTGTTCAGGTCCCTCAAAGACATTTCAAGGCTCATCTGAGCAGGTACAAAAAAGTATAACTAATGCTGTTTTTACATAGATTATAATTTACctaatttaaaatgattttctCCCAATTCATTCCATTGACtcattttgtttgcatttagaaTCATTATGTTATTCATAATAATTcactgattccattgacgtgagATGTTGAATCAATATTGTTGCGCTTCTGTCTAATGACAATGCATTCCGATTAAGACCGACTTTCAAAATGCTTTTGTGTACGAGATTCCATTTAGTAGGCTAGTTAGACGAATTGATTTACTATTGAAGACagagatatatgttatacatactgtatattttttaattagcaACTGGGGATCAGTCCAGAAAAGATGAACTTTTTTTTAGTATTCACATTTAAAATTCGAAAGATGGGAATAACAGTCATTTAAAAATTGCAAttaaatcacatttttaaaaaaaaaaatgtttttttcatttttaatttgtattttttaaaaacaacacttggtaacttttgagttttggtcgattttagcgaagcCGGTAGATTTTATTGTTATGACAGCTCCAAGGTGATTAACTGTGACaagtaatgattttttaatgcaATATATGTTTGTTATAAACAATTTTCCTTACTCAGTTTAAACTGGATGTTCATGTATTTTAAGACACTGATCGTGACATTGTGTACAAGGCTCATCAACAATTCTTggatcccaatgttttttttgtaccaGGTTCGATTAGTTGAGAATTATTGCGGCCTATAAGTTAGGAGTTATTCAGTGGAAggcctgcatgtttttttcatttttaatttgtatttttttaaaacaacacttggtaacttttcagttttggtcgattttagcgaagcCGGTAGATTTTATTGTTATGACAGCTCCAAGGTGATTAACTGTAACaagtaatgattttttaatgcaATATATGTTTGTTATAAACAATTTTCTTTACTCAGTTTAAACTGGATGTTCATGTATTTTAAGACACTGATCGTGACATTGTGTACAAGGCTCATCAACAATTCTTggatcccaatgttttttttgtaccaGGTTCGATTAGTTGAGAATTATTGGGGCCTATAAGTTAGGAGTTATTCAGTGGAAGGCCTGCATGCTTTTCGTCACAGCCTTCAGCCTGTGGTAGCACATTTGTTCTAATTTGGACGCCTAAAAGAATGATAAGACAAAACTTCTTTGAAGAAAATCAGAAGTGTCCATTTCAATTGAACCAATGCCCGAAGAATGAAATGACCTGTATGAACGAGAAAATCCACAGGTTTGTCAGCACATTTTAAGAAAAGGAAGTCATAATGACAATATTAAAGTGAAACTTGAACATGTTTAACAAGGAAAGGTGGTATTTTTTGTGGaactacaattttttttaataatacttCACCTTTAATTCTAAAAACCACTCCATTAAACCCCAAAACAATATGTGTATTCTCAAAAAATCCCTCCGAAAAGTTGGCTTGATTCTTTATAATGGgccttttgtttgtgtgtgtgtgtgtgggggggggggggggggggcgtgtgtgtgcgcgcacgTTATCAGGCCTGCAaaataattttgtttattttattgaaatttaGTTACAAGTCTATAGGTGTGTGCTTGGTAAACTGTACCCTCCCAATCTGAAACATACTTCAGTACATCTCATTGGAAAAACCGTTGCAATTTTAGCATTTTGTCTCCCCAAAACAGAAAAGATAATTAAGTAGCTTCCTTCTCAACTTAGACGTTAACTTGGTGTTGGCGAGGCCAATAATGAGCAAGTAATAAACAGGATCTTGGCTCATGCATCGTCCACTAAATCAGTCCCTTTGTGTTATATCGCCACGAGCAAcaatacttactctgaatatccTTTCCACTTGAGAAAGAACTCGACCCTGCCTTTCACCACTCTCCTGTCCAGCACCTTCTCTACAACATATTCTTCCTCATCCGATGATGAGGATTCATCTTCGCGCGACTTTTTGCCCATTGCAAAGTTGATCTCGCAGGGAGCTTTACACAAAGTTATCTTTCACTTCCTGTAAAAGGAAAAATTGCACTTGAAACATCACGAGTGGCTTGCAACAAAATAGCTGGCGAAAACGGCTCCATGTTGTTTCTGGCCACCACAAAATAGGCTAACACTGCTCTAAGGTAGCATTGCGAGTCTTGCGACAACAAGGATGTTGAGCAAATCCAATACGTTCGAGTAAAATAGAATTAGACTCGCCACGCAGAAGCTAACGTTAGAAAAAGCGTAAATTCTTAATCAATGGGCAGCGCAAGGAAACGTGCTAGCGCAGGGAGCCTGCTAAGTAGCTCTTCAAATGGACCTTAGCTAACAAACGGAACACCACCGTAACATTTTGCTAC contains these protein-coding regions:
- the cbx5 gene encoding chromobox protein homolog 5, yielding MGKKSREDESSSSDEEEYVVEKVLDRRVVKGRVEFFLKWKGYSEKHNTWEPEKNLDCPELISEFMKTYKKSGSSTPSSSGGSKPSSAPSGRAKDTGSSKKRSSDDDDESGSKPKKKKEDEILVARGFEKGLEPEKIIGATDSCGDLMFLMKWKDSDEADLVLAKDANQKCPQIVIAFYEERLTWHEDSDKKEKDAVTA